Proteins encoded together in one Formosa sp. Hel3_A1_48 window:
- the greA gene encoding transcription elongation factor GreA: MSKVSYYTAEGLKKLRDELQQLKDVERVKASKAIAEARDKGDLSENAEYDAAKEAQGMLEMRISKLEDTLAGARLIDESQLDTSKALVLSNVKIKNQANGMELTYLLVADGEADLAAGKISVNSPIGKGLLGKSVGDIAEIQVPNGVIKFEILEITR, encoded by the coding sequence ATGAGTAAGGTTTCATATTATACAGCCGAAGGGCTAAAAAAACTGCGTGATGAGTTGCAGCAACTCAAAGACGTGGAACGCGTGAAAGCCTCTAAGGCAATTGCAGAAGCTCGAGACAAAGGAGATTTGAGTGAAAACGCCGAATACGACGCTGCCAAAGAAGCACAAGGTATGCTCGAAATGCGTATTTCTAAACTTGAAGACACCCTAGCTGGGGCTCGTCTGATAGATGAATCGCAATTGGACACCTCCAAAGCATTGGTTTTGTCTAATGTGAAAATAAAAAATCAAGCCAATGGCATGGAGCTTACTTACCTGTTGGTTGCCGATGGCGAAGCTGATTTGGCAGCAGGTAAAATTTCTGTGAATTCACCAATCGGAAAGGGTCTGCTTGGAAAAAGCGTAGGAGATATTGCTGAAATTCAAGTCCCCAATGGTGTTATCAAGTTTGAAATTTTAGAAATCACTCGATAA
- the ppk2 gene encoding polyphosphate kinase 2, with protein sequence MGSLTTKDFEALSDAASFKSVLKSKLEPKKYAAILEGVHYETELLKLQAELVDLQQWVAKHKKRVCVVFEGRDAAGKGGAIRRFTEHLNPRSMRVVALTKPTEVERGQWYFRRYIKELPEPGELVFFDRSWYNRAVVEPVMGFCNDEQYKKYMVQVPEFEHMLSEDGVIIIKFWFSISKDEQLRRFNSRLANPLKQWKFSPVDKEGQKRWDLYTSYKEQMFSKTHTSFSPWIIIKTNNKKEARLESIRYVLSKFEYDRKGESNTTILPDPNVVQRYHRMINQID encoded by the coding sequence ATGGGGTCCTTGACAACTAAAGATTTCGAAGCACTTTCAGATGCAGCATCTTTTAAATCTGTTCTAAAATCAAAATTAGAACCAAAGAAGTATGCGGCTATTCTTGAGGGGGTACATTACGAAACAGAGTTGTTGAAACTTCAAGCAGAGCTTGTAGATTTACAGCAATGGGTAGCGAAGCACAAAAAGCGTGTTTGTGTGGTTTTTGAGGGCCGTGATGCAGCCGGAAAAGGAGGCGCCATTCGTCGTTTTACAGAGCATTTGAATCCGCGTTCTATGCGTGTGGTTGCGCTTACAAAACCAACAGAGGTAGAGCGTGGACAATGGTATTTTAGACGCTACATTAAGGAATTGCCTGAACCTGGAGAATTGGTATTTTTTGACCGCAGTTGGTACAATCGTGCGGTGGTAGAACCTGTGATGGGCTTTTGCAACGACGAGCAATATAAAAAATACATGGTTCAAGTTCCAGAGTTTGAGCACATGCTTTCTGAAGATGGCGTGATCATTATAAAATTTTGGTTCTCTATCTCGAAAGACGAACAATTAAGACGATTCAATTCTCGATTGGCCAACCCATTAAAACAATGGAAGTTTAGTCCTGTTGATAAAGAAGGGCAAAAGCGATGGGATTTATATACCTCATATAAAGAACAAATGTTTAGTAAAACGCATACGTCTTTTAGTCCTTGGATTATCATAAAAACCAACAACAAAAAAGAAGCGCGCCTAGAGAGCATCCGCTATGTGCTTTCTAAATTTGAATACGATCGTAAAGGGGAATCGAATACCACAATTCTTCCCGATCCTAACGTAGTTCAGCGCTACCACAGAATGATCAACCAAATCGATTGA
- a CDS encoding DUF3127 domain-containing protein, with translation MEIQGKIKLIGETQTVGSNGFRKRELVVTTEEQYPQHLSVDFVQDKTDLLNNFQVGQQVKVGINLRGREWISPQGETKHFNSIQGWRIDSVQQNQAAATAPPVPPMEAFEPASDLKENEPDDLPF, from the coding sequence ATGGAAATACAAGGAAAAATTAAATTAATAGGAGAAACACAAACAGTCGGGTCTAATGGCTTTAGAAAGCGTGAGTTGGTGGTGACAACCGAAGAGCAATACCCGCAACACCTATCGGTCGATTTTGTACAAGATAAAACGGATTTATTGAATAACTTTCAAGTGGGACAGCAAGTAAAAGTAGGGATCAATTTACGTGGTCGTGAGTGGATAAGTCCTCAGGGAGAAACCAAGCATTTTAATTCCATTCAAGGCTGGCGTATTGATAGCGTACAACAAAATCAAGCTGCCGCTACGGCACCGCCTGTACCTCCAATGGAAGCTTTTGAGCCTGCTTCAGACTTAAAAGAAAATGAACCAGACGATCTGCCGTTTTAA
- a CDS encoding sensor histidine kinase, translating to MKLSSNRSIINWVVILVSFIIVSLILWNTYRFFQKFKDEERIKMENFSEAQRELVKTQDLDGNISELPLTIIQSNTTTPMIIEDSKGVFQSNNVEIRTENNQQYLKKLSEKFAKENTPIQVIYNGEVLSTFYYGNSDLLNKLKYYPLALVLIIVLFLGLIYFFYRSSRIATQNKLWTAMAKETAHQIGTPLSSLIGWAELLKNENVNSTYIEEINNDINRLETITERFSKIGSIPQLTPTDIVQATRNSILYLEARSSQMITFNSKLLEGAVLIDLNEALYSWTIENLIKNSIDAMKGKGDLNIVMEDKPEEVCILISDTGQGLSKKQFNTIFETGYTTKKRGWGLGLSLAKRIIEQYHDGKIKVLSSELGKGTTFQITLKKSI from the coding sequence ATGAAATTAAGTTCAAATCGGTCAATAATCAATTGGGTTGTTATTCTGGTATCTTTTATTATAGTTTCCTTGATTTTGTGGAATACCTATCGCTTTTTTCAAAAGTTTAAAGATGAAGAACGCATCAAGATGGAGAATTTTTCTGAGGCGCAAAGAGAACTTGTGAAAACCCAAGATCTGGATGGTAACATAAGCGAATTGCCTTTAACAATTATTCAAAGCAACACAACAACACCCATGATCATTGAAGATTCAAAAGGGGTGTTTCAATCCAATAACGTCGAAATACGTACAGAAAACAATCAGCAGTACCTCAAAAAATTAAGTGAAAAATTTGCCAAAGAGAACACCCCAATTCAAGTTATATACAATGGCGAAGTACTATCAACATTTTATTATGGCAACTCGGATTTATTGAACAAATTAAAATATTACCCTTTGGCTCTGGTACTTATTATCGTTTTATTTTTGGGACTTATTTACTTTTTTTATCGAAGTTCACGGATTGCTACTCAAAACAAATTATGGACCGCTATGGCCAAAGAAACGGCACACCAAATTGGGACCCCCTTGTCCTCGCTCATTGGATGGGCTGAATTGCTCAAAAATGAAAACGTAAATTCTACATATATTGAGGAAATCAACAACGATATCAATAGACTTGAAACCATAACTGAACGCTTCAGTAAAATTGGCTCTATCCCTCAACTGACACCCACAGATATTGTCCAAGCAACAAGGAATTCCATTTTGTATTTGGAAGCACGAAGCAGTCAAATGATCACTTTTAATTCCAAATTGCTTGAAGGTGCTGTTTTAATTGACCTCAACGAGGCGCTCTACAGTTGGACTATTGAAAACTTGATAAAAAACAGCATTGATGCCATGAAAGGCAAAGGCGATTTAAATATTGTGATGGAAGACAAACCAGAAGAGGTTTGTATACTGATTTCAGATACGGGCCAGGGGCTTTCCAAAAAACAATTCAACACTATTTTTGAAACGGGCTATACCACCAAAAAAAGAGGTTGGGGACTTGGGCTTTCACTAGCCAAACGCATCATAGAACAGTATCATGATGGTAAAATTAAGGTGCTTTCTTCAGAACTGGGAAAAGGCACTACTTTTCAAATCACGCTCAAGAAGTCGATATAA
- the ppk2 gene encoding polyphosphate kinase 2, translated as MMSNLTPKNIKKLNSKRGLKLFFKEDDMTVAKALRILNYEDKLKKLQEELIKLQQWVEAKGEKLVIVFEGRDAAGKGGAIRRITQHLNPREFNVVALPKPTPEEKEQWYFQRYIKNLPRSGQITFFDRSWYNRAVVEPVNGFCTEEEYRIFMNQVNGFEQMLVESGVRLVKFYFSINKDEQERRFNDIKSSPVKKWKFSPVDQTALERWDDYTLYKTKMFEKTDTKFAPWIVIKANKKMRARVEVIQKLLDLVPYDDTASSQ; from the coding sequence ATGATGAGTAATTTAACGCCAAAAAACATCAAAAAATTAAACTCTAAGCGCGGGTTGAAGCTCTTTTTTAAAGAAGACGATATGACTGTAGCTAAGGCGCTTCGTATTTTAAATTATGAAGATAAGCTCAAAAAATTACAAGAGGAGTTAATTAAGCTTCAACAATGGGTTGAGGCGAAAGGCGAAAAATTAGTTATTGTTTTTGAAGGCCGTGATGCGGCAGGAAAAGGGGGAGCTATTCGCAGAATTACTCAGCATTTAAATCCTCGGGAATTTAATGTTGTGGCTCTGCCAAAACCAACTCCTGAGGAAAAGGAACAGTGGTATTTTCAGCGTTATATTAAAAATTTACCACGCAGTGGACAGATTACTTTTTTTGACCGCAGTTGGTACAACCGTGCTGTTGTTGAACCTGTCAATGGGTTTTGTACAGAAGAGGAGTATAGGATTTTTATGAATCAAGTCAATGGTTTTGAACAAATGCTTGTTGAATCTGGAGTCCGATTGGTAAAGTTTTATTTTTCTATCAATAAAGATGAACAAGAACGTCGTTTTAATGATATAAAATCAAGTCCAGTCAAAAAATGGAAATTTAGCCCAGTAGATCAAACTGCTTTGGAGCGTTGGGACGATTATACTTTGTATAAAACTAAAATGTTTGAAAAAACAGACACAAAGTTTGCCCCTTGGATCGTCATTAAGGCCAACAAGAAAATGCGCGCTAGGGTAGAAGTGATTCAAAAACTTTTGGATCTTGTACCTTACGACGATACTGCTTCTTCACAGTAA
- a CDS encoding HIT family protein: MSSIFSKIISGEIPCHKVAETDDFLAFLDINPNAKGHTLCIPKKEVDQLFDLDKTTYNGLMAFSRTVAIAIKKAIPCKRIGLTVIGLEVPHVHVHLIPLNTMEDAQFIKKEKSTSEDFQATATAIARFISTS; encoded by the coding sequence ATGTCTTCAATTTTCTCAAAAATAATTTCTGGAGAAATTCCTTGCCACAAAGTCGCAGAGACTGATGACTTTTTGGCCTTTTTGGACATCAATCCTAATGCTAAAGGACATACGCTTTGCATACCCAAAAAAGAAGTAGATCAACTTTTTGATTTAGACAAAACTACGTACAATGGATTGATGGCTTTTTCTCGAACTGTAGCCATAGCAATCAAAAAAGCAATTCCTTGTAAACGCATTGGACTCACAGTCATCGGACTAGAAGTGCCGCACGTACACGTACATTTGATTCCATTGAATACTATGGAAGATGCACAATTCATTAAAAAAGAAAAATCAACTTCAGAAGATTTTCAAGCTACAGCAACGGCTATTGCTCGTTTTATATCGACTTCTTGA
- a CDS encoding flavin reductase family protein, whose protein sequence is MTSFVPKDCTVQQMQALLSSAVAPRPIAFASTIDAEGNPNLSPFSFYNIFSSNPPILIFSPARRVRDNTTKHTLQNVQDVPEVVINVVHYGMIQQMSLSSTEYAKGVNEFDKSGLTMLKSELVRPFRVAESPIQMECKVIEIKPLGQDKGAGNLVICKVLKLHVSDEVLNIKGEIDQEKLDLVARGGGSYYIRAKDGFLEIPKPLRTLGIGIDALPEELRNSTILTGNDLGLLGNVEALPTQNEIDDFCKNQEHKSLKTKKELHQKAQDYLREGQVQKAWCILLK, encoded by the coding sequence ATGACTTCCTTTGTTCCAAAAGACTGCACTGTTCAACAAATGCAAGCACTTCTTTCTAGTGCTGTGGCGCCACGCCCTATTGCCTTTGCCAGTACAATTGATGCGGAAGGAAATCCTAACCTATCTCCTTTTAGCTTTTACAATATTTTCAGTTCAAATCCACCAATTTTGATTTTTTCACCAGCGCGTCGCGTTCGTGACAATACAACCAAACACACACTTCAAAACGTTCAAGATGTTCCAGAGGTGGTGATAAATGTAGTGCATTATGGAATGATTCAGCAAATGTCGCTTAGCAGTACAGAATATGCCAAAGGCGTTAATGAGTTTGACAAATCGGGTTTAACAATGCTAAAATCTGAATTGGTACGGCCTTTTCGCGTTGCAGAGTCACCCATTCAAATGGAGTGTAAAGTCATTGAAATAAAGCCCTTAGGTCAGGACAAAGGCGCAGGAAATCTGGTGATCTGCAAAGTTTTGAAACTCCATGTTTCAGACGAAGTGCTGAATATTAAAGGAGAAATTGATCAAGAAAAACTAGATTTGGTTGCACGAGGAGGAGGAAGTTATTATATTCGAGCCAAAGACGGGTTTCTAGAAATCCCAAAGCCGCTCAGAACATTGGGTATCGGTATTGATGCATTGCCAGAAGAGCTACGTAATAGCACTATATTAACTGGTAATGATTTAGGACTTTTAGGTAATGTAGAAGCATTGCCAACCCAAAATGAAATCGACGATTTCTGTAAGAATCAGGAGCACAAAAGTTTAAAAACAAAAAAAGAACTGCACCAAAAGGCCCAAGATTATTTGCGCGAAGGCCAAGTTCAAAAGGCCTGGTGTATATTATTAAAATAA